In Anolis sagrei isolate rAnoSag1 chromosome 5, rAnoSag1.mat, whole genome shotgun sequence, the DNA window ttgtgtgtcatccgcataaagatggcacccaactccaaaaccccggatgacctctcccagcggtttcatgtagatgttgaaaagcatgggagacaaaatagagccttgcgggaccccacaggtcaaaggccaggggtccgagcaggcgtctcccagcttcaccatctgggttcgtccctccaggaaggaccggagccacaacaaaaccatgcccccgaggcccatcccagagagacgacccagaaggataccatgatcgatggtatcgaaagccgctgagatgtccaagagaaccaacagagtcacactccccctgtccagctctctgcggaggtcatccaccaaggcgaccaaggctgtctcggtgccatggccaggcctgaaaccagactgtgactgatctaggtagttggtatcgtctaagaagctctggagctgggaggcgaccacccgctccagcaccttacccaaaaaagggaggttggagattggcctgtagttactcagcaccgtggagtcaagggaagcttttttgaggagtggacgaaccacggcctgtttcagattagatggaaaaatcccttgctccaacgatgcgttgataatcaatacaaaccaatcaaccagcccctccctggctgatttaatgatgggcacgggtctagagatgaggtagtcgccctcacagccccaagaatctcctccacggtttcaggaagaacaagcctaaaagaatcccacaaagttggacaagcagatgcctccgtcacctcttctggcactgcgatgaaattggagtcgagctcaaggcgtatctgggcgactttgcctgcaaagtggtgtgcgaaatcgcgacaccgagctgctgggtcatcagtgaccccctccaccacaggtggatggaggagttctcccacgaaccgaaacagctccgatgatctatttgctgcagacgctatgcgggtggtcgtgaaagatttcctggccacctgtatagccacggagtaagccttaagagaggctttagcccgtgctcgatcagacacgtcccgagatttcctccatttgcgctctagcccccttctcgtgtgcttcatcacaaccaactccccggtgaaccagggagatggcctgtcacgatgcaacgagatggggcgttcgggtgcgatcgtatctatcgccctggacatctccctattgtagagagtcaccaaggcgtcgatagaatcgccaggctccaaggcaggaagaaccccaagattcctcaggaatccatctggatccatcagtctcctagggcggaccattttaatctgtcctccacccctccAGAGTTTAGgagtcgcagtaagtctaaaactgatcagataatgatcagactaTGACACCGGAagaatgttttgatcttccactctaatcaattcattgtccgccacaaaaacgaggtcaagagtatgtccggcttgatgggtgggaccagatattatttgtgacagtcctatggtcgtcatggtggccataaagtcctgagctgcaccagatagggtggtctcagcatggatgttaaaatctcccagcaccaccaggcgctgggaaaccaaggccgaattagagaccacctctgctagctcagataGGGAggctgctgggtcgcggggtgggcggtacaccagcaggaaccccacactgtcacggctccccaccttcaggtggacacactcaaacccagaagcctgcggaacagcgcatctgatcacggcgatggattgccgaaagactactgcaacccctcctccccgccccccttgtctggcctgctgatgcactccgaaacctggtggacatagctgagagagatttactccccccagctcatccaaccaggtctcggtgatgcatgccagatccgccctctcatccaggatcaagtcctgaatggccacggtcttaccattaacggatctggcattaatcagcaggaccttaagaccaaggggactgccatggagcctaccactacccaccttctccagggtcgcaagaactcttgcgcttctccctgggatgttggtgacccgctattctcctcccccacacgacttgaatgGCACCCCCTTTCTCTGGAACCCTCCCCCTGCTACATGGCCGGGATCTataactagtcagctctcagaggaagaagtcgggttggggaataatctcccttgggcgttaggtaGGGATGTTTCTGATGTTGAGGTAGATAGTgagacatcaagggagctgagtgggctgaataagggAAGTGTTCTCGAGCGGaggagtgtggctggttgagtgggggcgaccgggacagatggggtctcaaaatggtACGAGGGGGGACCCTAACTGGGGAGCTAGTTGTGGAGTTCACACGGGGGCCTGGTGGAACATGGCGAGAAGGAACCCCGGAATCAAACAAGGGGCGTatatgagggtccacaactacccttctgatggcaatgccccatttctttaggccagaTCGTTTTGCCATTAGCTCACCAAGCCAAGAGCTGTCTTCTGGTGTGATTTGAAGATGGGGGGAGCGGTCAAAAGATTGATAGTCCCTCCACgaccacactatggcttttagtcATAGGTAAAAGATCACAGGAAATAAACCTATTTTTAcctaattttgcaatatttatagtataaataagaaaaaaatgtatattccatgctgagttatggagtgaacaatgctcaaacgtgcaggtGTTAAATGtgcagagccttttacaaatttaaggatggaattagattggttcTTATAAGGTGCACTTCtctgtggccgcgtgtcatcaaaaatagccatgtgtgtcagtgctgacacgcgtgtcataggttcaccatcacgggtaTAGGTGGTCCTGAGCTGGAGGGGCCTCTGTGGGTCCACACCAGTATGCTGAATGTATTTGGGAAAGCACCCTTGCCTGCCCCCTTTGCCCCCTTACTTTGCCGCCACCGGCGTCTTCGTGGGCCTCCGTTCGCTGAGAGGCCTTCAGCTTGTCCCAGGTGTCCTTCCAGCGCCCGGGAATCTGGCCCAACTCCATCTCCAGGTTTTGCAGCTCCTGCAAGAGGAGGAGAGTGGCTGCTCTCAGGCTCTCCCCGCTTGACCCTTTGGCCTGAATTCCCTCCGGCCACTCCTCTCTGCAGCCCAGGCCTGACTTTCAGGGAGGGAAATGCAGGGCTCCAGGGACAGCCTCGGTGCTCTCTTTGGGTCAAGCCAAAAGGGGAGAGGTCTTCCGGGCGCCTCCCTGGGCATCGTGGCCAAAGAGGGGCCATGAAAGAGGCCACTGGGCGGTTGACCAGATGGACTGCGGAGATGGCTAATCCATGGGCATCAGCCCCACATCAGAGTGCAGCACAGGAAGCCCTATATCCCACCCCCTGGAGACTCCCAAGGGCCAAGCACAGAGTCCAGTGGCAAAAAGGCCCTTCTGCCTTCCGCACGACCCCAgctgcccttccctccctccctccctccctcccccccttccttctttcccccgaGACCTGCTGACCTCCAGCAGCCGGGAGATGGCGTCTGGCTCCACGCGGCTGCGGTTGTCGTAACAGGGCCAGACGATCCTGCGCCGGCTGGGGGTCGGTGCTCCAGCATCCGGGGGCCCGGGGTCCTCCACAGGCTCCGGCCGGCCCTGCACCAGCTCCCAGTCGTAGGAAGGGCCCTCGGACAGGGTCTCCTGCGTGTAGTAGTCCCAGACCTTCAGGTTGGAGAGGTTGCTGTACGGGCGCAGCacctggggaggaggaggaggagaggccgtGGAGGGTCAAGCGAGGTCTCTGGCCCCCCCACCCTTCCCCTCCCCTGCAGGAAGGCAGCTCCCACCATCCCCTTgacccctgtgtgtgtgtgtggggtgtgtgtgtgagggagcTCACCTCGCTGTCTTCAGGGGCATACATGTAGTTGAAGAAGGCCGGGATCTTCTTGTTCAGCCGATCCACATACTCCCAGACTGACCGGAAGGGCTGCGGCCCCTTGGACTCGCCCTTCTCCTCGTAAAGAAGGCCTGTCAGGAGGAAGCGCACAACCTGGCCTCAGACCAACTCTTTGCACCTGTTTGGGCCTCGAGCGTCtctccccgcccccgccccccaccTGCCCCCCACCTGCCCCCTGCTCGGCCCCTCACCCAGCTCCAGGCGCTCGTAGTCCGAGTCCAGCAGGAAGGTGCGGAAGCGGTTGGAGACAGAGTGGTAGCTGAGGAACTTCAGGTAGTACTGGCTGAACTCAAACTCCATGGGGAACTGCAAGTGGATCTGCAGAGAGGGAGGGGCAGGGGCAGCCGTCACCGAGGGAGAGGGAGAGCGGAGCCCACTGATGCGCCCCACGGCCCTCCCCTCAGAAGCCCACGGGCTCTGGCCAGACCCCCACCTGATGGACGCAATCCAGGAACTGCAGGAAGACGGGCGTGAAGCCCCCGCTCTGGCCGGCCAGCGTCTGCGCCCCGCGGTGGCTGAAGCGGTGGCCGAAGGACAGCCACTCCTTCTCCACCAGCAGCCGGAAGCCCTCCAGCGTGCGGTAGTAGGGGTCCGACAGCAGCTGCACCAGGGAGACCACctgcaggagggagagagagaggggggggaggcagggaaggagggagtgcgCTGCGCACCAGCCCCTGGGTCATGCTCCGCAGGGAGGAGCCACACCGCTTACCTGCGTGGTGATGTCCCAGCCATCCTCCAGGCTGACCAACACAGAGGAGCCCGTGTCCAGCAGCTCCACCACCAGCACAGCAATCTGGAGGATCTTGTGGATCTGGCAGAGAGAGGTGGGGGGCTGAGGTCAGGCTACATAGGGCAGAGCCCACCCCATGGACCACTTGGTCACGAGGCAATGCTCCGAAAGGAGAGGGCATCATCATCACCGAGGGGGCCTTTGCCCACCAACCCAACTATCCCGGAGGAGTCAAGGGGCCACCTTAGGCAAGCAGGAAGGGCTGGGCTCCCCGCCCCCAACCAGGGAAAGCCAAAGGGAGGCGAAACGCCCTTCCGCCCACCGACCTGGGTCAGCCATTCGGACTCCTCCAGAGAGCGCAGGTAGGCCAGGCTGGGCTCCGCAGAAGGGTTTCCCGGCACGCAGGCCTTCATCAGCTTCTTGAAACTGGTCTTGACCTGCCGGGCCTCAAACACCTCGATGGGCACCACCTCCCAATGCTGCAGCGGGTCCGGCTTCACTCCCTGAAAGGGGGCACCGTGTTGGGGGCAGAAGAGGCGTGGCCCAGGCTGCCCAGAGAGAGCGCCCCCGCTCCCCCCCGCTCCCCACCCCCCAGAGAGGCCTACGGGGCTGGGGGCCGCACCCTGAGCTGGGACTTGTCTCCGATGATGTAGAGCGAGGCGCGGTGCTGGCGCAGGAAACTAGCCTCCGAGGGGGAGCCGTTGGGCGGCGCGCCGAGCAGCTCCTTCCCGGCCAAGCGGGAGCCGACCTCCATGTTGAGCGCGTAGCTGCTGGTGCGCCCGCTGGCCCGGATGCTGCCCCACTTGCCTGCCGAGGGACCGGGCGTCAGGGAGGGGCTGCACGTGCGCCCCTGGCTGAGGGTAGAGGGTCTCTCTCCCTTCTACCACACTCAGcccacccccccacccacccacccgcccCCCATTCCGCCCCCACTCTTGGCCCACTTTCGTGCATCTGGGAGCCAGAGGGGGTCCTCCACCCTGGTCCTGCCTGCGAGGGGTCAAGGGGCATGCGGGTGCTTCAGGGTGGTTAGCCCCAAGTGGGGAGGGGGTTAGTGGGGCCGGCCCCTGGCCCGGGCCTGGCGGGAGGGGCACCAGAGGGGTGAGTTAGCGGTGCGAGCGTCACGCATCACCCCGGTTAGTGCCCCGGCCCCGCAGTACCTCGAGGGGACAGGCGTCCCTTCACGGCCAGGCTCTTGGGGCTGGAGAGGGTAATGACCCTGGCTCTGTGACCTAGGGCTGAGAGAGAGGACAGGCGGAGAGCGGCTCCACAGGGCGGGGGAGGGGGCGGGGGAGGGGCAGGCGGACGGACACAGGGACGGACAGAGCGCCAGGGGGCTGTAGCTGCAGAGCAAGGCATGGACGCACACGtgaacagatggatggatgaatggatgggtggAGGGGCCAAAATCAACCAGTGGGGggtcccctctccccctccctccccccaggaTGCAGGaggcccttcctccccccccgcTTGGGAGCCGGGCAGGGCAGCTACTCTACAGCCGGCCGTTGCTCACCTGCGCGGCTGACCGGCCCGGGCCCTTCGTCCTTCCCTCCCATCACCTGCTTCATAAGGGATCCCAGCTTGGGCTGCCGCTTCTCAGAGGAATCTGTGGCACCAACAGAAGGCGAGCGGGCGTTCCAGTCCGGCCTCAAGGCCGCCAGCCCCCCTCCGCCCTTCACCCCCCTCCTCGCCTTGCCCCACAGAAGGGAGCCGTGGGGCCCCAGGAGAGCTGAGGAAGGACAGGCAAGAGCCCGGCCCTCTTGcccagagggaggggggagggagggagggaggggggtaggGAGGGGTCTCCCTGAAGTCTGGCCTCGGGCAACCAGTGGCCCTGCGCGCATGTGCTGTGGGGCAGAGTGTGGGGGCTCCCGGTTGTGCAATGTCAGGGGAGTTTCCTTTCCTCCAGACGCCCCAAATGAGTCAGACAGACAATGAATGAGAATGCAGGATGCATGGGGCTAAACGATGGCAGCTGAGGGGAGCTGTGTGGGGATGGAGGAACGGTGTGTGGAAGGACAGGTGCCATGGCTGCCACTCAGGGGGCCCTCCCCCACCCCGGACCACCCCGAGGCCCATCGTCCAGGCCCAGCGGGCGACCCAGTTTCGGCCATGTCCCCTGCGCCAAGCGCCACTGAGACCCAGAGGGCTTCCCACTCCCAGGTGCATCCTGGAGACGCCCCTCCCTCCTCACCTGAGCTGCTCATGTGGGCAGAAGTGAAGCCGCTGAGGGTATTCCGGCCGCCGCCCGCATCCACGTAGTGGGGCATGGAGTTGATGACTGCCTGAAGGTACTTCTCTTGCTCCAGGCTGGTGGAGTCTGCCTGCGAGGGGCCTGAAAGGAGAGGACGTCCTGAGGGTCAAGGGGAGGGGCAGCCTGGGGACAGAGCAGGGCCTTACCTGGGGCTGAGTAAGGAAGGAGTGCAGGAACGTCCCTGGGGCTGAGGACACCCATGCAGCCAGGGGCCAAGGGGAGGTGGAGGGGCAGCCAGGGGACCGAGGAAGGTCACACCTGGGGCTGAGGATGTCCATAGATCAAGTGCCAAGCGGGAGGTggagggggggcaggggacagtcaTACCTGGGGCTGAGGACAGGAGTAGTGCCAGGGGCCAAGGGGGAGATGGAGGGTCAGCCAGGGGACCGAGGAGGGCCGTACCTGGGGCTGAGGACAGGAGTAGTGCCAGGGGTCAAGGGGAGGTGGAGGGGCGGCCAGGGGACCGAGGAAGGTCACACCTGGGGCTGAGGATGTCCATAGATCAAGGGCCAAGCGGGAGGTGGAGGGGGGGCCAGGCGACAGTCAAACCTGGGGCTGAGGACCGGAGTAGTGCCAGGGGTCAAGGGGGAGACGGAGGGTCAGCCAGGGGACCGAGGAGGGCGTACCTGGGGCGGGGGCATTGGGGGACTTGAAGAGCCCCGCGACGCCCTTCCCGTGGAGCCCGCCAGAGCGGAGCAGGACCGCCTTGGTGCGCGAGTTCCTCCAGGAGACGACCGGGAAGCGGTTCTGTCGGTAGCAGCGCGAGATCCGCTGGATGGTGTTGTCTTGGATACTCTGCGGGACGATCAGGAGCCCCGGGTAACTGTGGCAACagaaagggggtgggggggggcagcTGGGGCTGAAGTGCTTTGCATTGGGGAGAACGCCCCCCCCTCACCCGCGGCTGACCCTGACCCTCAagctccacccccaccccccaccccaccccaccccccgtgGCTCACCTGCGGCAGATGGCGTACATGCGGTTGACGGTGCAGATGCGGAAGGGCTCGTTCTTGGAGCGCGTCAGGCTGTTGCTCAGGGTGCCGAGGCCCAGGCGCTGGTAGTCCCGGCAGCAGGCCCGCTCCACCAACTGGCCCATGGTCATCTTGTCCGAGGGCCGGATGGTCAAGGTGGCGGGGGTCAAGGTGCTTCTGTCCATTTCTTCGGACACTGGGAGGGGCAGCGGGGTGTTAGGCCGAGCTGGAGGGGCTCCCCTGCCCGCCTGCCCCACCGCTGACCAAGGGCTCTGCTCAGGGCAAGGGACGCCCCAATGACCCACTGACCAACCGCCTGCTGCAGGCCCACCTGAGATCTCGTCCTCATTGTCCTCTGGGAAGGGCTGCTGGCCGCCCCCACGGTGCTCCCAGGGAGGAGGCGTGTACTTCTTGCGCGTGATGTACTGGCGGCCAATGGTCCTCTTGGCGTTCTTCACCAGGTTCTTGGAGATGGTCCTAAAGGTGGAGGAGGGGCGGCTCAGCCTCCAGGCTGGGGACCCCCAGGGGTCAGGGGAGGGgggtgaggagaggagaggaggggccGGCCCATTGACTGCCCGCCAGGGTTGGAGGAGCCAAGCAGCGTCCCAAAGGGTCCTGGGCAATGCAGAGCCAAGCAGGGGccaaaggggtgggggtggggcaaTGAGGAGTCAAcactcacggggggggggggggcagcgcgGCAGACACTGGAAGAGAGCGCCACCCCGCCACCAGAAGAGAGTGGCTTTCCTGGTGGGAATGCGCCCACCACTCGAGCCCTATCCCTGCAGCTGACACACAGGgggcccaccccaccccaccccaggaGGGGCCTTGAGAAGGTGTgttgccctccccagggacaggCAATGGAGGCAAAGAGGGGGCAGGCAGGCGGGCAGGCGGCTTGGAagtggggggaagggggaggccCAGAAGAGCGCAGCCCACAGCAGGGACCCAGTGCCACCACCACTGCCGCCACCGCTGCCGCCACAGCCCCTGCCCCGTGGCCCTCTTACGTGGTGGAGAGGCTCAGGCGCCCCAGGGAAGGGACTCCCACCGCCACGCCCCGGAACCTGTCTGGCCCCAGGTGGGAGCTGGGCACAAAACAAAGGCCACAgtcaagggggggggagggggagggagggaggcaggggggGGCTCATGCGCAGCAGtgccaaggcaaggcaaggcaaggcagggCAGGCCCACCCATTCCCCAAAGCAGAGCCCCTCTACGCAGCCCCCACTGCCCTGCCCCCTAGGATCCAGAGACcgtctccccccctccctcccctctcccccccccctcccagtccTGCCTGAGGCCCCGCCCGCACCTGAGGGAGGGGTTCTTCTCCTTGGCTTTGGGCTGCAAGGCTGGCTTGCTCGCCTGGCCCACCGTGAAGGCGAAGGTGTCGGCAATGTGCTGCGGGTAGCGCAGCTTCTGGAGATGCTTCCGGAAGACCTCCACGCTCTCGGAGGCCACCTCCTCGTCAAAAGCAATGCGCAGCAACTGTGAGGAGAGAAGGAGCTCCTCCAGTGAGGCCCAGGCGCGCCTTCCAAGAGCCCCCCGACAGGCAAAGAGCACTGCCCCACAGCATCCTCCCCCCAGCACTGCCCCCCCACACTCCCCTGCCCCTCCCCACTCACCTGGAAGGTGCAGGAGCGCAGCTGCAACTGAGCACAGCCCTCCGGGATGAACTGGTCCACGGGCGCCTGGGCAGTGATCTTCTCCTCCTTGGTCAGCGAAGCCACGGGGAAGGAGCGCACCACCACCTGCTCCCCCACTGAGGAGGCaggaaggagtgagggagggaagggaagcgggggggggcacagggagggagggagggggacaccTTGCCCCCCAGCCCTTCCTGAGGGAGAGCAACCCAGGAACCCCTCTGGCCTCACTCCACGGCAGGACTCCCACTGGCTCGCCCGCCCACCCATCCACCAAAGAGAAGAGCCAGTGGGCCAGAAATGGGGGCCTGAAACAGGGCGAGTTGCTCCGCTTCACCCCACAGACAGTGGACAGCGAGGCGGCCTCCGTACTCGGCCCAGGTGTTCTGCAAGGAGCCAGAGCACAGCCTCTGACCGGGAGGCCTGGAGGGCAGCAGCACTTGACCACGTGCAAACCAGGGCGGAGAcgccagagcagtggttctcagcctgtgggtctctcGCAGATGTTCtagtcttcaactcccaggaatcctaacagcggctaaaccggctgggatttctgggagttgtaggccaaaaacacgtaggaacccacaggtggagaaccgcTGACCTAGAGAAGAGTCAAGCGGCTGAAATGTGTCTGGAAAACGGCAATTTTGAATTGCTTTGCCAATTAGTGAAAAGATTTGGGACTTGGAATGGAAAATACAAAGGATAATGGTGAAGCGCACTGAGCAAGAAagagcctgcccccccccccccccggccgctcTGCGGAGCCCCCTCCTACCTAAGGGATCCACGGGCGTGCCCTTGAAGACGATGCGGTAGGTGGTGAGGAAGATGGCGCCTTCAGCCGGGAGCAGGGGGGGCCCCCCGCCACTGCCCCCCGCCCCCTCTTCCCGGCCGTCCGGAATGAGGAACACGCGCAGGCCGTCCATCACGCTCTCCTCTCCCATCAGCAAGCTGGGCCGCAGGAGCTTCGGCTGCAAAGAGCAGGGGGTCTCAGTGGGGCCGGCCGAgggcgccccccctcctcctcctccggggtGCTTGGTCGCTGCTCCAGCTCTGGGGGCCCTCCCGGCTCTTCTATtccctcttctcccccccccaccccctgctGACCccaatggctggctggctggctcccTCAAGAAGCAGCCACAGCAGCAGCAACTGTGGCTCTAGGgagaagctggggggggggcaccctgaGGAAATctaggggaaggggggaagggggggctCAGTGCCCTTGCTCACCTTTTGTATTGGGGGGAGCCTCTTACTCTCCCGGTGCACGGCGTCCAGGGTCTCAATGTGCATCTGGACTATgtctgaggggggggggagcagggagggagggagcgtcACCCACCAGGCTCCTCccccgtgctgccccctccccacCCACGCGGTCACCTCCGTCCCTCGCCCACCTGGGATCATGACGTGCAGGCCCTTCAGGTGCTCGTTGGTGACGCCGCTCTCCGTGCAGACCTTGTCCACAAAGCGGTTAATGAAGCGCACCACGTAGTTGGCCACGTCGGAGGTCTCGGCGTCCTCAAAGCCGCTCTCCGTGTCGTAGCTGTCGGCCACGCTCCCGGCGATGCTGGGCAAGGAGGGAGACAAGAGCGTGAGGCCTCCGCCCACAGAgggcagccccctccccacagGAGGGCCCTTGGTGGTGGGCTCGGCCGGAGCGGGCACTGccgggagggggagaggggaggggggagggaatggCCGGGCGGGGGGGCGGGGGGCCCCTACCTGTTGGTGATGAAGCTGTTGCTGACGCTCTCTGCGTCCCCGAGGCCAGAGCTGCGCGGGAGGCGGTTCTTGCTGGTGTCCAGCGGGAGGAGCAGGTAGCTCATGCGGTTGGCGTAGTGGATGGCCTGGCTGAAGACCGTGCTCTCCTCCTTCTGGATCAGCTCCCGCTGCTTCTCGGGGCTCATGGTGGGCCACAGCCGGCACTGCAGCGCCGCGATCTCCAGGATGGACCCCTCCTCCTGCTCTGGCGGCTCCCCCTCGCCCGCCTGGCCCAAGGAGAAAGGGGCCCGGGTAGCAACAGGGGTCGCCACcagggcggaggggggggggcggggcaGCTGCCGGACTGACCACAACACTCCCGGGGAGAGCTAGCCCGGAGGGAGGATTCCGCGGAGGGATTCCCTTCCCACATTCCCGTGCACGTCTTCCCAAAAGGGCGccgtccttcctcctcctcctcgttgcccctgcccccccccccctctgaagAGGCAGCAACGGAGTCTCTGTGAGAACTTcctttctgaatttatttattatttatttatttgctttgcttctatactgctgttctcagcccgaaggcgactcacagcggaacacaaaacacagaacacagcagaatacaaacaccaatataaaacagttaataacccaATCTAA includes these proteins:
- the SBF1 gene encoding myotubularin-related protein 5 isoform X2, whose translation is MARLADYFVVVAFSPGKRGNGDGQGQILQRFPEKDWEDNPFPQGIELFCQPSGWQLFRERKPPTFFIAVLTDINSERHYCACFTFWEAVERSQLQSRLRKEEEEEEEDEEEEVAAPVQPAQLFAPKSLVLVSRLDHADVFRNCLGLVYTIYVDGLSTSLETVIGNLLTCTIPITGGSQRTISLGAGDRQVIQTPINDSLPISNCSVALLFRQLGITNVLCLFCAALTEHKILFLSSSYQRLTDACRALLALMFPLKYSFTYVPILPAQLLEVLSTPTPFIIGVSSDFQSETQELLDVIIADLDGGTVTVPECIHISLLPEPLLHRTREALSMVLDPGLEIADLAFPPSTISASSLKMQDKEIRAVFLRLFAHLLQGYRWCLHIIRIHPEPVIRFHKAAFLGQRGLVEDDFLPKVLEGMAFAGFVTERGPPYREVDVFDELVANEAQRMQADEGSKVRVLQHIKELAEQLYKNENPYPAVTMHKVQRPTEGSHLRLHQRPFPRLDEGTIQWIVDQATAKLQTAPPVVRAERKCLVPSGPPLGTLMERNGLVLANSARRLEVVRNCISYVFESKMLEAKRLLPAVLRAMKSRPARQCLTQELNLHVQQNRAVLDHLQFDFVVRMMNCCLQDCSTADEHGVAAALLPLVTAFCRKLSPGITQFAYSCVQEHLVWTNLQFWEAMFYGDVQNHIRALYLEGTEENYLEQQAGEGEPPEQEEGSILEIAALQCRLWPTMSPEKQRELIQKEESTVFSQAIHYANRMSYLLLPLDTSKNRLPRSSGLGDAESVSNSFITNSIAGSVADSYDTESGFEDAETSDVANYVVRFINRFVDKVCTESGVTNEHLKGLHVMIPDIVQMHIETLDAVHRESKRLPPIQKPKLLRPSLLMGEESVMDGLRVFLIPDGREEGAGGSGGGPPLLPAEGAIFLTTYRIVFKGTPVDPLVGEQVVVRSFPVASLTKEEKITAQAPVDQFIPEGCAQLQLRSCTFQLLRIAFDEEVASESVEVFRKHLQKLRYPQHIADTFAFTVGQASKPALQPKAKEKNPSLRTISKNLVKNAKRTIGRQYITRKKYTPPPWEHRGGGQQPFPEDNEDEISVSEEMDRSTLTPATLTIRPSDKMTMGQLVERACCRDYQRLGLGTLSNSLTRSKNEPFRICTVNRMYAICRSYPGLLIVPQSIQDNTIQRISRCYRQNRFPVVSWRNSRTKAVLLRSGGLHGKGVAGLFKSPNAPAPGPSQADSTSLEQEKYLQAVINSMPHYVDAGGGRNTLSGFTSAHMSSSDSSEKRQPKLGSLMKQVMGGKDEGPGPVSRAALGHRARVITLSSPKSLAVKGRLSPRGKWGSIRASGRTSSYALNMEVGSRLAGKELLGAPPNGSPSEASFLRQHRASLYIIGDKSQLRGVKPDPLQHWEVVPIEVFEARQVKTSFKKLMKACVPGNPSAEPSLAYLRSLEESEWLTQIHKILQIAVLVVELLDTGSSVLVSLEDGWDITTQVVSLVQLLSDPYYRTLEGFRLLVEKEWLSFGHRFSHRGAQTLAGQSGGFTPVFLQFLDCVHQIHLQFPMEFEFSQYYLKFLSYHSVSNRFRTFLLDSDYERLELGLLYEEKGESKGPQPFRSVWEYVDRLNKKIPAFFNYMYAPEDSEVLRPYSNLSNLKVWDYYTQETLSEGPSYDWELVQGRPEPVEDPGPPDAGAPTPSRRRIVWPCYDNRSRVEPDAISRLLEELQNLEMELGQIPGRWKDTWDKLKASQRTEAHEDAGGGKGASSALLMASGGLSHQRRSLGAYLQESGVGSSAINLSLDSDASSASAPSSGKPGGRRSNTSTLYSQFQPAESENRSYEGTLYKKGAFMKPWRPRWFVLDKTKHQLRYYDSRLDTECKGVIDLAEVESITPGTPTMGAPKMVDEKAFFDVKTTKRVYNFCAQDVLLAQQWIDRIQGCLSDA